A stretch of DNA from Streptomyces venezuelae:
CCAGGCGGCGGCGACCGGGGCGATCATGCCGCCTTCGCGCGGGATCCGCATGCCGCCGATGGAGACGCGTTCGTTCATCAGGGTGGTGCGGGCGACCTCCCAGCCCTGGCCGACGGCACCGAGCCGGTGGCTGTCGGGGATGCGGACGCCGGTGAGGAAGACCTCGTTGAACTCGGCCTCGCCGGTGATCTGGCGGAGCGGGCGGACCTCCACGCCGGGGTCGGTCATATCGCAGAGGAAGTACGTGATGCCCTGGTGTTTGGGCAGGTCGGGGTCGGTGCGGGCGATGAGGATGGCCCATCGGGCGGTGTGTGCGCTGGAGGTCCACACCTTCTGGCCGTCCACCACCCAGGTGTCCCCGTCGCGTACCGCGCGGGTGCCGAGGGCGGCGAGGTCGGAGCCGGCTCCGGGTTCACTGAAGAGCTGGCACCAGACCTCCTCGCCCACCCACAGGGGGCGCAGGAAGCGCTGCTTCTGTTCTTCGGTGCCGTAGGCGAGGATTGTCGGGGCTGCCATGCCGAGGCCGATGCCGATCCGGCGCGGGTCGTTGTCGGGGGCGCCGGCGGCTTCGAGTTCGGCGTCGACGACGGCCTGGAGGGTACGGGAGGCGGCCAGTCCGCCGAGGCCTTCGGGGTAGTGGACCCAGGCGAGTCCGGCGTCGAACCGGGCCCGCAGGAAGGTGGCGCGGTCGGTGTCGGCGGGCGGGTGAGCGGCGAGGAACTCCCGGGTGCGGGCGGTCAGTTCGGCCGCGGTGGGAGACGTGGGAGGCGTGGGAGGCGTGGCGCTCATCGGGCGGCTCCTGGGGCTGCTGTTGCCGCCGCTGCCGCTCCGGACGGCAGGACGACCAGCCGGCCGGTGGTGCTGCCGTCCGCGAGGCGCTGGACTGCGTCGGCGGCTCCGGCCAGTGGAACGCGTTCGCTGATCAGGGGTTTGATGGCCCCTTCGGCCGCGAGCCGGGTCAGTTCGGTGTGGCAGGCGCGGACGGATCCGGGGTCCTTGGCGGCGTACAGGCCCCAGTGGAGGCCCAGCAGCGAGTAGTTCTTGACCAGGGCGTGGCTGAGGGCGGGGGCGGTGATGGCGCCGCCGGCGAAGCCGACGATGACGATCCGGCCTTCGAAGGCCACGCATTTGGCGGAGGCGGTGTGGGCGTCGCCGCCGACCGGGTCGTAGACCACGTCGGCGCCGCGCCCGCCGGTGAACTCCTTGACCCGTGCGGCGATGTCCTCGCCGGTGCGGTCGATGACCAGGTCGCAGCCGAGTTCTTCGGCGGTGCGGACCTTGTCCTTGCCGCCGGCCACGCCGATGACGGTGGCCCCGGCGGCCTTGCCGAGCTGGACGGCGGCGCTGCCGACGCCGCCGGCCGCGGCGTGGACGAGGAGGGTTTCGCCGGGTTGCAGGGCGGCCCGGCGGTGCAGGCCGAACCACCCGGTCTGATAGCCGATGTGGAGGGCGGCGGCCTCGGCGTCGTCGAGGGAGTCGGGGGCGGGGAGCAGGGCGGCCTCGGGGGCGGTGACGTACTCGGCGAAGCCTCCGTGGGGGAGGCTGGGATTGGCGATGACCCGGCGGCCGTCCTCGGTCTCACCGCAGATCTCCACGCCGGGGGTGAAGGGCAGCGACGGGCGGATCTGGTACTGGCCGCGGCAGAGCAGGGCATCGGGGAAGTTGATGTTGGCCGCGCGCACCCTGAGCCTCACCTCGCCCTCGCGGGGCTCGGGCTCCGGGACCTCCTCGAGCCGCATGACCTCGCGGGGCTCGCCGTGGGTGTGTACTCGCCATGCCTGCATCCGGGGCCTCCAGCCGCCGTCGAGGGATCACGCTCCGCGGGCATACTAAGCGGTCGCTTGCGTCGTTGGGAACAGTACGGGGCGCGGGCCGTCCCCGGCGGGCCGGCCACGTTCCGGCCCGGTGATCGCGCAGCCTAGCCGGGTGCTGCCGGGGCGGCCCCTCACCGGCCGGGCCGGGCGCTGCCCCGGGGCGGCACAGCACCGCGTACCGCCCGGAATCGGTCCGTCTGGAGCCGGATCCGGGCAATCCGTAGCGGTATGCGCCATTCCGGGTCCATGCCCGCCGATCACCGGGCAACATGATCTTCCGCACACCTGAACGAGGGGGAGAGATGAGGAAATCCATGGCGGCCGGCGCCGCCGCGGTCGCGCTGGCCGCACTGATCGGCACGACCGGTCCGGCATCCGCGGCGGGCCCGGTCTCCGGGTCCGGCACGACGGCCGGCGCCTGCAAGCCCGGCCTGTCGGTCCTGGGAGCGCTGCCGGGCCCGGAGGCCGGGTGGCTCAAGGAGGGCGTCCGCGCCCTGGGCAAGGGCAACCTGTCGGTGGGCTCGTCCCGGGCCAAGGCCGTGTACTGGACCGGCACCACGGTGCGGCGGGTGCCGGTGCCCGACGCCCAGGCGAGCGGCGAGCTGCTCGCGGTGAACGCGAACGGCCTGATGGCGGGCCGCTACACGCCCACCGGCTCCTCCGTTCCGGTGGCCTTCACCTACCGGGCGGGCGATGCCGCGGTGACCCCGCTGCCCGCCGGGACGAACGGCTCGGTGGGCCTGGACCTGAACGACTCCGGCCGCGTGGTGGCCGCCGGCTCCGGCCTGCAGAGCCTCCTGGTCGTCGCGAACGGCACGGTGGAGCGGACGCTGACCTTCCCGGAGGGAATCGGAGCGGACGCCCGGGTGGAGCACCTCGGTGGCATCAACGCCCGCGGTGACGTGGTGGCCACCGTGAACTGGCCGGAACCGGACACCGGCGGCCGGGTCGAGCACTCCGTACCCGTGCTGTGGCCCGGCGACGGCGGGCCGGCCCGGCTCCTGACCGCCACCGGCAACACCAGCTGGGTGGCGGATATCGCGGCGGACGGCACGGTCGTCGGCAGCGACTGGTTCGGGTTCGGCTACGAGTGGCGCCCGCGGGTGTGGGCCGCGGCGGACGGCGGCGTCGGATCCTCGCCGGCCCCGTTGAGCACCCACTCGTCCACCAGCCTGGACGGGATCAGCCCGACCACGGGCGTGGTCGCCGGGACGGCCCGGGTACACATCGACGACCTGCAGCTGACCGAGCAGGCGGTGCTCTGGCCGGGGTCCGGCCCGGTACTGGCCCTGCCCCGGCTGGCGGCCGGCAAGGCCTCCGAAGGGGTGGCGGTATCGGACGACGACCGGGTCGGCGGCAGCGCGGTCAACGCCAACGGCAAAACCCGGGCGGTCATCTGGAAGTGCGCCTCCGCGCAGGCCTACACGCCGTAGCCGGGCGGAACTCCGGCACCCACGTGCCGGGCGGCCCGGGACCGGGGCCGGAGGCCGGCGCCCCGGGCGCCGGAGGTTCGTGGGTCTGGTGATCTGCGGCTGGGTGCGCTACGGATGCCCGCATGACCGATACGTCCTCGACCCCGCCCCGGCCTCCCGGACTCCCCGGCCCGCCGCCGCTCGGGGCCGCCGCGCTGCCCGCCGGCACGTACGCCGGGCAGCTGGTGCTGGTCACCGGGGGTGGGAGCGGGCTGGGGAAGGCCATGGCCGCCGAGTTCGGGCGGCTGGGGGCGGATCTGGTGATCGCCGGCCGGCGGGCGGGGCAGCTGGAGGCGGCCCGGGCCGAGTTGGCTGCGGTACCCGGCGCGGGCCGGGTGTCGGTCGCCGTCTGTGACATCCGCGAACCGGAGCAGGTGGCGGCGGCGTTCGATGCCGCCGGCCGTCTTCCCGACGTCCTGGTGAACAATGCCGCCGCCAACTTCCCCAGCCCCGCCGAGGACCTCTCCCCCAACGCCTGGCGGGCGGTCGTGGACATCACCCTCACCGGCACCTGGTTCACCACCCGCGAGTTCGGCCGCCGCCACCTCGCCGCCGGTACGCCCGGCTCCATCATCAACGTCGGCGCCTCGTACGCCTGGACCGGCGGTCCGGGCTTCGCCCACAGCTCTGCCGCCAAGGCCGGGGTGAAGAACCTCGTGGAGACCCTCGCCGTGGAGTGGGGGCCGTACGGGATCCAGGTCAACGGGCTGGTGCCGGGGCTGGTCCCGCACGAGGACATGACCGCCGACATCCGGGACGGACTCGACCGCGCAGCGGCGGCCCCCGGCGCCCGGGACGCGCGGCAGCCGGCGCTGCGGGTCGGCCTGCCTCGCGAACTGGGCTGGGCCGCCACCTTCCTGGCCTCCCCGTACGCCCGCTTCATCACGGGCCACACCCTGGTGGTGGACGGAGCGAACTGGCAGCGCCGGTCCCTGGTGAACCCCGAGGTGGTCACGGTCCGCGAGCAGCTCGGGCGGGGCCCGTTCCGATGACCGGCGCCCGCCGCCCGCCGCCCGCCGTCAGACGTCAGTTCTCGGACGTCAGCCGCCCGTGAAGTGCGGGGGGCGGCGGGCCGCCTTGGCCGTGTAGCCCTCGCGGCAGTCCTCCGAGGTGAGGGTGAGGGCGGCGGTCATCGCGACCCGGTCCAGGGCCGCGGGCAGCGCGGCATCCGCGTACGCGTCCACCGCCCGCTTGATCCCCTGTACCGCGAGCGGCGCATTGCCCGCGATCTCGGCCGCCAGGGCCTCGGCCGCGCCGTCCAGCTCGGGACGCGGTACCACCAGTTGGACCAGGTTGAGCCGCTCGGCCGTGCCCGCGTCGATCCGGCGGCCGGTCAGCGCCAGCAGTTTGGCCCAGCCGGCCCCGGCCTCGCGGGCGATGCGGAGATCGCCGCCCGCGTCCACCGCGACGCCCAGCCCGGCCTCGGGGAGGGCGAACACCGCGTCCTCGGCGGCGATCCGGATGTCGGCCATCAGGGCCAGTTCGAAGCCGAAGCCCAGGCAGTACCCCTGAACCGCCGCGATCACCGGCTGCGGGAGCCGGGCCAGCACGGTGAAGCGCTCGTGCACCCAGCGGATGCCCTCGTAGTAGTTCCGGGTACGGGCGGCGGGCGTGTCCCCGGTGATGGCGCCGCCGGGGGCGGTCACATCGATGCCCGCGCAGAAGGCGCGGCCCTCGGCACGCAGCAGCACCACCCGGACCGCCTCGTCGAACCGGATGCGGTCGGCGAGCAGTCCCAGCTGCCGGGTCGACTCCCAGCTCCAGCCGTTGAGCCGGTCCGGGCGGCAGAGGGTGAGGACCGCGCATCCGTCCGCGATGTCGAGACGGATGCGCTCCTCGCCCTCGGCGATCTCCGTGGACAGCGTGTCGATCACCGGGCGCCCCTCCCCGCAACAACATCTGACGCAACGTCATACGCATCGGATGCGTCAGATTATGCCGGGTCCGGTCAGCGGGGGAAGACCTCGAACGGCACGGCGGGCCGGCCGCCGAAGCGGGCCGAGGCCTGCTGTGCATTGCCGGTGAGGAAGGTCCGGCAGTACGTCTCCGGGTCCTCCTCCGTGAGCACCTCGATATACGCCTTGTGCTCCATCAGGGACCGTACCGAACGCTCCAGCCCCGGGCCGGCGTCCGCCGCGTGCGTCGGCGTGCTCGATCCGGCCACCGCCACCCACCGCACCCCGTTCCAGGGCTCCAGGCCCTGCTCGGCGATGAGTTCGGGGAAGATCCAGCGGTTGCCCGCGTCGGCCGCCGCGTCCAGGGTGGCCCGGCCGACCGCCCGGTGGTCCGGGGTGTTCCAGTAGCCGCCCGGCCCGGGCCCCCAAACTTCCCGGTGGTTGAGGGTGATGACCAGCTCGGGCCGGTGCCGCCGGATGGCTGCCGCGATGTCCCGGCGCAGGTCCAGTCCGTACTCGATGATGCCGTCCCGGTGGTCCAGGAACTCCACTGCGGACACGCCGACCACGGCGGCGCTGGCCCGCTGCTCGGCCTCGCGCAGCGGTGCGCACTCCTCGGGGGCGATGGTGTCGATGCCGGCCTCGCCCCGGGTGGCCAGCAGGTAGACCACCTCCCGGCCGCCGTCCGTCCAGTCCGCGATGGCCGCGGCGCAGCCGTACTCGAGGTCGTCGGGGTGGGCGACGACGGCGAGGGCGCGCTGCCAGTCCGTGGGCATGGGGGCGAGCTGCTCCGGGCCCTGCTCCGGGCCCTGGTTCCGGCGGCCCTCTTCCTGATCCGTGTGCTCCGTCATGATCCGCAGAATAGGCGACCCGGCCCGGCGCGGACCGGCGCGACGGCAGCCGCCGGCCGGAGTCCGTCAGGTCCGCCGGGCCGGCTCAGGCCTCGTCGCGGACCAGGGCCAGCAGGCGGTCCAGGACGCGGGGGCCGCCGGCCCGGACACCGTCGTGTTCGAACTCGTCGGTGACCCAGGTGCGCAGGCCGCGGATGGCCCGCGCGGTCTCCAGGGAGTGGGCCGTGTCCACGTACATGTCGTCGTGGTAGACGGCTGCGGCCACCGGCACCTCGTTGGCCGCGAGCCGGGCCGGGTCGTAGAGGGGGGTCCAGCCGGTGCGGGCGGCGAGGAGTTCGGCGGTCTCGCGGAGCGGTTCGAGCGCCGGGTCGGTGGTGAAGTGCCAGGGGTGGATGGTCTCCCCGGTGAAGAGGAGCGGCTCGTCCCCGGCCAGGGCGGCGGTCGGGTCGAAGCGGGGGTGCCGGGCTCGGATCCGTTCGGCGGCCCAGCCGGTGGGGGCGGCCGGGTCCTGGGCGTAGATGGACTCGTGGAGCAGGGCGTAGAGGGGGTGCCCGGCGAAGGACAGCTGGCCGCGTACGCCCTCCAGGAAGGCGTCGGAGAGGGCCGGGCCGGCCGGAGTGGCGACGAAGGCGTTTTCCATCAGGTAGTGCAGCTGGTGGCTGCCGTCGCCGGTGCCGAGGAGCATGCCGAGGGACTGGAAGGCCTCGGCGGT
This window harbors:
- a CDS encoding acyl-CoA dehydrogenase family protein, which encodes MSATPPTPPTSPTAAELTARTREFLAAHPPADTDRATFLRARFDAGLAWVHYPEGLGGLAASRTLQAVVDAELEAAGAPDNDPRRIGIGLGMAAPTILAYGTEEQKQRFLRPLWVGEEVWCQLFSEPGAGSDLAALGTRAVRDGDTWVVDGQKVWTSSAHTARWAILIARTDPDLPKHQGITYFLCDMTDPGVEVRPLRQITGEAEFNEVFLTGVRIPDSHRLGAVGQGWEVARTTLMNERVSIGGMRIPREGGMIAPVAAAWRARPELRTHALHDRLLTLWTEAEVARLAAERLRQQLAAGRPGPEGSGMKLTFARLNQEISGLEVELLAEEGLLYGDWTMRRPELVDFTGRDAGYRYLRAKGNSIEGGTSEVLLNIVAERVLGLPSEPRDDKDLPWKDLAR
- a CDS encoding NADPH:quinone oxidoreductase family protein, translating into MQAWRVHTHGEPREVMRLEEVPEPEPREGEVRLRVRAANINFPDALLCRGQYQIRPSLPFTPGVEICGETEDGRRVIANPSLPHGGFAEYVTAPEAALLPAPDSLDDAEAAALHIGYQTGWFGLHRRAALQPGETLLVHAAAGGVGSAAVQLGKAAGATVIGVAGGKDKVRTAEELGCDLVIDRTGEDIAARVKEFTGGRGADVVYDPVGGDAHTASAKCVAFEGRIVIVGFAGGAITAPALSHALVKNYSLLGLHWGLYAAKDPGSVRACHTELTRLAAEGAIKPLISERVPLAGAADAVQRLADGSTTGRLVVLPSGAAAAATAAPGAAR
- a CDS encoding SDR family oxidoreductase codes for the protein MTDTSSTPPRPPGLPGPPPLGAAALPAGTYAGQLVLVTGGGSGLGKAMAAEFGRLGADLVIAGRRAGQLEAARAELAAVPGAGRVSVAVCDIREPEQVAAAFDAAGRLPDVLVNNAAANFPSPAEDLSPNAWRAVVDITLTGTWFTTREFGRRHLAAGTPGSIINVGASYAWTGGPGFAHSSAAKAGVKNLVETLAVEWGPYGIQVNGLVPGLVPHEDMTADIRDGLDRAAAAPGARDARQPALRVGLPRELGWAATFLASPYARFITGHTLVVDGANWQRRSLVNPEVVTVREQLGRGPFR
- a CDS encoding enoyl-CoA hydratase/isomerase family protein, with protein sequence MIDTLSTEIAEGEERIRLDIADGCAVLTLCRPDRLNGWSWESTRQLGLLADRIRFDEAVRVVLLRAEGRAFCAGIDVTAPGGAITGDTPAARTRNYYEGIRWVHERFTVLARLPQPVIAAVQGYCLGFGFELALMADIRIAAEDAVFALPEAGLGVAVDAGGDLRIAREAGAGWAKLLALTGRRIDAGTAERLNLVQLVVPRPELDGAAEALAAEIAGNAPLAVQGIKRAVDAYADAALPAALDRVAMTAALTLTSEDCREGYTAKAARRPPHFTGG
- a CDS encoding PIG-L deacetylase family protein; the protein is MTEHTDQEEGRRNQGPEQGPEQLAPMPTDWQRALAVVAHPDDLEYGCAAAIADWTDGGREVVYLLATRGEAGIDTIAPEECAPLREAEQRASAAVVGVSAVEFLDHRDGIIEYGLDLRRDIAAAIRRHRPELVITLNHREVWGPGPGGYWNTPDHRAVGRATLDAAADAGNRWIFPELIAEQGLEPWNGVRWVAVAGSSTPTHAADAGPGLERSVRSLMEHKAYIEVLTEEDPETYCRTFLTGNAQQASARFGGRPAVPFEVFPR